The genomic window TCATCATGTCTGTTTATTTTATGTGACTTTGTGTTTTTCTGCTTCTGTAATTTACGGGAGTGAAATATCTCATTTGCTGAAATCACAATTCACGATTGTCCTCAACAGTGGCCTGCATCCTTTTATTGTTGTCAGATTTCACTACTGGGTGGTACAGCTTTGCTCCTTAAACTCAAAGCTATCTCtaggacattttttaaaaaatctgtttctGACTAAGCTTTAgatcattttctttgttttgtgccTTTGACTTCGCAAAGTCATTCCCTGTTTTAAAGTACAAATTGTTGACTTGGCACTCAGGTTTGATCTCACTGTTTTCTTTTCACAGTTGTATCCTATGTCAGCAAAGATGAGTGCCCGAGTATTCATTGGAAGACTGAGCCCTTATGCCACTGAAAAAAATGTGGAAAGATTCTTCAGAGGATATGGAAGAATTAAGGAAATTGATCTGAAAAACGGCTTTGGATTTGTGGTAAGTTTGTTTAAAGAAGTAATTGTTGGCATCTTTTTAACTTCTTTGCAACACAATAAACTTTAATATTGCTGACCTAACTTGAAATCTGTACAGATTAGGATGGTGAATGTGACTTTATCTTTCATCTACCGGTGAGTCACTGTTGGTGCAAACCTAGACCATCCCTTCATGTGAGAGGCATTGAAAGGTATAGATACTTCATATGTGTAGTCACACAGAAATATTGTTTGGCATTGGACCTTATCTGGTAATATAGAATAATATTTGGAACAGGATAAGATTTTACATTCATACTGTTGGCACAAGGAAAATCCaagatgtgaattttttttgtctgcaGGAGTTTGAGGATTACAGGGATGCTGAGGACGCAGTTTATGAACTGGATGGAAAGGAGTTGTGCAATGAAAGGTAACTGCTTCACTTCTGTATCTCCAGTCCTCAAAAAACTAGAAGGGTGATTTAGTAAATGCATTGTTTTCAGATGTATAAACAAGTGTTTTTCTTGTTCAGAGTGACAGTTGAGCATGCCAGAGCACGCAATCGAGGGGGTCGAGGAGGAGGTGGACGTTATCAAGGTCGCTTTAGCCAGAGCTATCAACGAAGTGGAGGAAGGTGAGTCTGTTGACCCCCTTCTTTTAAGTTGATAATGTTAGAAAATGTTACAGTTATAATATAGATGTTTCCCTTAAAGTGTACATCATGTCAACTTAAGTATATTTTTGATATGTCAGATCGTGCAGCAAACGTTATTTCAGACCTGCTTTTCATGTACGATATTTATCCTTGTCCAGAAAAATATTAAATGCTAAATCCTTTGTCTGGTGCCCCTTTGAATTTCTATTTATCTTTTTCACTCACAAAGTATAGATGTTGCATGTAGTCATTCAAAGATCAGCATGCTATTCAGCCGTATTGATGTGAAAGATCCCTGCTTTAATTCCTAGAAATGCTGATCTGGGTTGCGTTGGTTACTGCTGTTGACTTTACTAGAATCAGGATCAAAAATCGTTGGAACATGCTCAAGTGACTTGATTAGAAACTAAATGCTGTGTTGGGTGAACATGATAATGGCTGTGTTGTTTTAGCATTAAGTATTCTGATGGCACGCTGTCTCTAAACTCTCACTAGGCTAGGGTTATTTGTTCATCTTGGTTGTCGAATTATGGCAAATGTGCTCGTTTGAAACTGGAACTCTTTTATCTCTTgtatgaagagaaaaagatgtCAGTATTCCTCATGGGTAAACTTCAGTCGTCTTGCTGAGTATTGTTGCATAATTCACCAACTAAAAGTAAAATTTTTGAGTTTCGTTCATGCTTAAAAATACAATCTTGTATTTTAATAATGTGGTTTGGGGGAAAATGTGGAAAACCTTTTTCCGTTTAATATTTCCTTATCCTGCTGTCTCTGGTTCTTTAAAGTACAATcacgatttatttcagaaatggCCCTCCAATTCGTACAGAAAACAGAGTGATTGTTGAGAACTTGTCATCTAGAGTTAGCTGGCAGGTATGTTATGAAACTTCTTTTTGTGTTATTTTGTAAAACAAATAAATGATTAAATCGTACTGTTTAACTGTAAGTAGTGTTTTCAAGGATAACTTAATCGTCATTTTATGTTTTAGATATAGGTGTAATTCTGTATCGCTGCTGCATTCCTGTAAAAGTAGCCATAGCTGTTAGATTCAAACAATGAATCCAACCTGAGTATAAAGAAACAGTCAAACAAATTGTTTAGTGCATTTGAACAGTAACGTGATGTCGGAGAACCAAAAGTGGTTCTCAAGTTGGCATTATTTGTCAGAACAGTTCCTTCCAAAAGAATGTAACTAGCCAGCAGTAGAAACATTATATGTGATAGAATTGTATAACAATTTGAACTGCTGACGGATAAACTTGTGGGAAGTTTTAATCTTAAGGGTCGACCAAAATTGTCTGAAACATACAATTCAGTAATGTCTGTTGtatattttgtgaaatgtgtggCCTTTTAGAGAAATTGGCTGTTGATGACATTTTATCAGTTAACTGATAATAGTTGCCGTTTCTCCCAGTCTTTCCGTAAGTCAAAACTGCAGTCAAAGGTGCTATACTTAATGTCACTATCTAGGTTTAAGGTAAAgtggaggatttaaactaatttagACTATTTGAAAGCAATGACTTTTCCACTTGTTTACAGTCCTGTGGTATTTTTGGGATTTGTCAGTCCCGTGTACCAAAGTGGCTGCCTTCTCTTAATGTATTTAACGATTATGAATGCCCAAGTGACTTGTTATGGAAGAAAGTTGATGTGTGGTTTTTAGCAGCACAGATTGAAATACCTGGTCTATGTTAAATTAGATGACTGCAAACAGCACACAAGGAGTAGTTTTAGACAGTGGGGAAAAAAGCCAGAGCTCCTTGTCCAGTAGTTCTGGCTGGAACGTGTTTGTATTGGTATATGAGAATGTGATATGGTTGGCTTTGCCTGTCACCCTATCACCTTCATTTCCCTCTGAAACTTTTCCCCTAAATGAATCCCTTGCTGACAACTGTCCTGGCTTTTATATAAGAAGTGGTAAGCAAGGGAACAAACAGCAAGCAAACTGTTCTCCCATAAGAATTAGCACCAAATGAGCTGTACTCCAGTAAAAATTAGCACCTTTGACAAGAGGGGGAGGTTGTTTGAAAAATGAGCCCACCCTCTGAACCAATGGCTTTAATTTTGAATTGTCATCCAAAATTAAGTACTGCTCCTTAATTCGAGTGGttaacattaaatattttaaaaaaaccttgatTGCCTACTAACCTTGAAACTAAAATGTCTGTTCATTCAGTGTTTGTGTTTTTCAAATTTAACCAAGTGTTAAAACCTTTATTTACCAGCCTCTCGTGTCGTTGGCCTTGTGACGTGGAGTGCCGTTGGTTTTCCTATTCGCTGTGCCTTGGTCTCTTGGGCCTAGTTGAAATGCCAATCTGCTCCTACATTTGTCACTTGATGATCTAAATCTGTGTTGTGGTGGTCTGACCAACACTGGTGGGCACTGGGTTTAGTGCCATTTACCTTGCTGCATCCCTGaaaatgataacaaggtgtcctAAAGTGGAGAGTTCTCAGATCCTGCTGTAAAATGCGAGGTCCTTGATTGGGAGAAATTCGCTGGTAGGGTTGTTTGGAAGCTCGATTGGAGTGAGGCGAGAAGTCCTTGGTCACGGCGCAAGAGTAGCAATCCCTGTTCCTATGGCAATGCCCGAGTCTGCCTTTAAGGGAGGGTGATGTCCGGGAAGGCTCCTGTCGAATGGGTAGTGTCAGTCAAGCAGGTGGTGAAGAGAACCATCTGGTCTTCAGTCGTGGTGGTGCCTCTGCGAACACTTGTTACATTTGGCTGGTTGAATAGCCTAGGGAATTGTACAGGAAGGTAATACACATTTTGAAATTAGATTCATGTATTTTTTTGCTTGCTTTTCCAGTGATGTTCATTGGAAATTGTTAGAGAAAGATGCTAAATGTTTTGATTTACCTCACTATTCTGATCTTATATAGGATCTCAAAGATTTTATGAGGCAGGCTGGAGAAGTTACTTTTGCGGATGCGCATAGACACAAAATGAATGAAGGGTGAGTTTCAAGAGATTTTACTCCTTGAAATCTGTTGATGGCTGGGGATAACCAGTGGTGCAAGATCTCTGCTAATGTAGCTATGCAACCATTTTAATTTATTAATGAAAACTTTGGTTTGACTGTGAATGCAGATCGGTTACTAAGATcacattcagctctacactgtacGAATTTAAGTTCCACAGCGACTGAAGTGTATCTTGCAAACCACTTGTGCAAAGCTGTTTAGATAAATGGTTATGAATTAACTGATTAGCAAGGTTTGGCCATATTTTGTAAATAAATCTTAATACGTTCACTCATGTCCATTTTCTTTTGCTCCAAGCGTTCTGAACAACACTAAGTTTTCTATGCTAAGACAGGAAGTCC from Stegostoma tigrinum isolate sSteTig4 chromosome 10, sSteTig4.hap1, whole genome shotgun sequence includes these protein-coding regions:
- the LOC125455754 gene encoding serine/arginine-rich splicing factor 5-like — encoded protein: MSAKMSARVFIGRLSPYATEKNVERFFRGYGRIKEIDLKNGFGFVEFEDYRDAEDAVYELDGKELCNERVTVEHARARNRGGRGGGGRYQGRFSQSYQRSGGRNGPPIRTENRVIVENLSSRVSWQDLKDFMRQAGEVTFADAHRHKMNEGIVEFASYSDVKNALDKLSGTELNGRKIRVVEERKQRRSRSRSRSRSRSSSRSRSRGRKSYSRSRSRSRSKSRSESRSPVPAKDQRGYSSMASGDHVRSRTRSPSGESTD